GTCTTTCGATGCAGTCGGTCCAATACCATGCGTGCAAAGCTTCATCCGAAAAGTGTTTCGTCATGTCGTGCTGGATCGGCCCGGGTTTCAAAGATCGTGCGAGTCGTCCAAAAAAAAGCGCTCCACTGATCTCCGAAATCCTGTAGTAGCTCAGAATCCACAGATCGTTGTCGTCAATCATTTTTTCCCCATCGTGTTTGAACAAGATAGCGGCAGGTGTTCTTGATTAGCTCCGCAGGATCAGGAGCGTTGTAGGTTTGCAAAACCGAACGTAAATTAGAATTCTGCACGTCCTTACTAAGATAGAGTTGTTGGGAAAAGGGGGCCACACTGGAAACCGCCTGATGAACCACTCCGCCTGCAAACTGATGGACGGCATCCACCAGCAGCTTGAAAGATTCATTGTCCGAGTAAAGCGGCTTCAAGATTCGACGTTTCTTAAAATCTTCTTGTTGTTCAAACACTTCGAATATTAAATCGATTAATTCGCTTAAAGTAAGGGACTCATTCTTAGTATGCGATACATGGTAGATGGTTCCTTGTTCAGGAGTATGCATCAATTCGTAGGTTGCCTTCGTGACAAAGTCTCCGGTGACGAAATAGAGAGGCGTTTGGGGTTTCCCCGGGAGAATCGAAAGGAGCCCGTAATAAATCAATTTCAGAGTATTGTGAAAAGCATTTTGTTGAAACACTTGCCCTTCTGTGGAATCGGCAATCACAGTTGCCACGCGCAATATTTTCGATGGCAGGTGCGAGTATTGTTTCGATAAAAGCTGTTCGGAGCTCCATTTGGACCATTCATAATAGTTGCTGAATCCTTCTTCTCCATCCCACAGCTGTTCCGTGATTTCCCCGGCCTGCAAACCGGATGCATAGATGGTGCTCAGGAAAACGACCTGGTTCAGGTTTGGACAACTCTCCGCAAAGCGAAGAAGCTTTTCAGTGCCTTCCACATTGACTCGCTGCGCTGTTTCACGATCGACATTGAACCGCGTAACGGCTGCTGTATGAAGAATCGTACTGATCTCTGCAGAATCGATTTCAGCAAAGGGTTCCTCCGACAACAGATCGCCGGCGTGCAAGCGAAGCCGGCCTCCCGTTTCACAGAGTTCGTGGCACAATTCCTGACCCTTTGCTTTGAATTCGGAACGGTCCTTCGCTTTGATCCACAGCTGTACAGGGATGTCAGATTTTTCGAGAAATTCTCGCGCGATTCGGCGACCGAGATAGCCATATCCGCCGGTAATCAGAACACTTTTACTCAGCACTCAACACTCATCACTTTGGCACTAAAGTGGGCCAGGAGTTTTCGTCCGGTCCAAAATGCGAGAGAAACGCATACATCCAACGCTCGATTCCGAAGGCAACGCACCCGGAAAATGCTTCCTTTCCTTCGTACTTTATCCGGAAAGTTTCGCCAAAAAAATTGCGATGAAAATTGATGGATCCAGTTGCGAGCCGGTTATCGAAAAGTATTTCCGTTTTCACAGGGTCCAGAATCTGAGACAAGTATTTTGGATTTGAGGAAGGATTGAAAAAAGGATCTGTTGCTTCGACCCATGCGACCGGCAGTGAAATAGAAGCAGTAAACTGCTCGACAGTTTCCCGCATCTTACTGAGAAATGTCTGAACATCTTCACTGCTGCCAAGGCAAACAATTTCCCGCATCGAAAAATTCCATTGTCTCTGTAATGGAAGATAGTGAGTCTCCT
This genomic window from bacterium contains:
- a CDS encoding SDR family oxidoreductase; translation: MLSKSVLITGGYGYLGRRIAREFLEKSDIPVQLWIKAKDRSEFKAKGQELCHELCETGGRLRLHAGDLLSEEPFAEIDSAEISTILHTAAVTRFNVDRETAQRVNVEGTEKLLRFAESCPNLNQVVFLSTIYASGLQAGEITEQLWDGEEGFSNYYEWSKWSSEQLLSKQYSHLPSKILRVATVIADSTEGQVFQQNAFHNTLKLIYYGLLSILPGKPQTPLYFVTGDFVTKATYELMHTPEQGTIYHVSHTKNESLTLSELIDLIFEVFEQQEDFKKRRILKPLYSDNESFKLLVDAVHQFAGGVVHQAVSSVAPFSQQLYLSKDVQNSNLRSVLQTYNAPDPAELIKNTCRYLVQTRWGKND